From the genome of Desulfofalx alkaliphila DSM 12257, one region includes:
- a CDS encoding ATP-binding protein, with product PFDKLSSQLLFNVISNSYEQQSVIITSNLEFGRWNDIFRDDRLTAALIDRLVHHAHILGFTGPSYRYREAILARGNGEMIDS from the coding sequence TCCCTTTGATAAATTATCATCACAGTTACTATTTAACGTCATATCAAACAGTTACGAGCAGCAAAGCGTTATTATAACATCAAATCTTGAGTTCGGCCGCTGGAATGATATCTTCCGGGATGACCGGCTAACAGCTGCTCTAATTGATAGATTAGTCCATCACGCCCACATATTAGGCTTTACCGGTCCCAGCTATCGCTATCGGGAGGCTATCTTGGCTAGGGGTAATGGGGAAA